The Clostridium sp. DL-VIII DNA window ATAATTCCTCCACCCCCAGCAGCAGCGTCCACAAAGCCTGCGCAAAATACTAATGGACATATAATAAGTAACATTACTCCATAAGAATACATAGCGCGCCCCCATTATATATACTTTGAATTTTAATTCTATTCCCTAGAGAATAAAAATAATCAAAATAAAAAAGATAGTCATCCGACTATCTTTTATCTTACCTCGCAACGTCCTACTCTGCCACACAGTCTCCCATGCAGTACCATCGGCGCTATAGACCTTAACTTTCCTGTTCGGAATGGGAAGGAGTGTTACCTCTATGCCATCATCACGAGATCTATTCAATTGAAAGATTTTGTTCTTTCAAAATTGCACATAGCTTCTTAATGTATTACAACTTGATTTATATTGGTCAAGCCCTCGACCTATTAGTATCAGTCAGCTAAATATGTTACCATACTTACACCTCTGACCTATCAACCTTGTAGTCTTCAAGGGGTCTTACTAGCTTATGCTATGGGAAATCTCATCTTGAGGTGGGCTTCACACTTAGATGCTTTCAGCGTTTATCCCTTCCCGACTTAGCTACCCAGCTATGCTTCTGGCGAAACAACTGGTACACCATAGGTCAGTCCATCCCGGTCCTCTCGTACTAAGGACAGCTCCTCTCAAATTTCCTACGCCCGCGACGGATAGGGACCGAACTGTCTCACGACGTTCTGAACCCAGCTCGCGTGCCGCTTTAATGGGCGAACAGCCCAACCCTTGGGACCTACTTCAGCCCCAGGATGCGACGAGCCGACATCGAGGTGCCAAACCTCCCCGTCGATGTGAACTCTTGGGGGAGATCAGCCTGTTATCCCCGAGGTAGCTTTTATCCGTTGAGCGATGGCCCTCCCACGAGGTACCACCGGATCACTAAGCCCGACTTTCGTCCCTGCTCCACTTGTAAGTGTCGCAGTCAGGCTCCCTTCTGCCTTTGCACTCTTCGAACGATTTCCGACCGTTCTGAGGGAACCTTTGGGCGCCTCCGTTACATTTTAGGAGGCGACCGCCCCAGTCAAACTGCCCACCTAACAATGTCCTGTCACCAGTTTCATGGCATCCAGTTAGAACTTCAATACTATCAGGGTGGTATCCCAACAACGACTCCTCCAAAGCTGACGCCCTGGTATCCCAGTCTCCCACCTATCCTGTACAGACAATACCGAAATTCAATGCTAAGCTACAGTAAAGCTCTACGGGGTCTTTCCGTCCAATCGCGGGTAGCGAGCATCTTCACTCGCACTACAACTTCGCCGGATTTGCAGTTGAGACAGTGCACAAGTCATTACGCCATTCGTGCGGGTCAGAACTTACCTGACAAGGAATTTCGCTACCTTAGGACCGTTATAGTTACGGCCGCCGTTTACTGGGGCTTAAGTTCATACCTTCGCTTGCGCTAAGTATTCCCCTTAACCTTCCAGCACCGGGCAGGCGTCAGCCCCTATACATCAGCTTTCGCTTTAGCAGAGACCTGTGTTTTTGTTAAACAGTTGCTTGTGCCTATTCTCTGCGACCTACATTTCTGTAGGCACCCCTTATTCCGAAGTTACGGGGTCAATTTGCCTAGTTCCTTAACTGCAATTCTTCCGTCGGCCTTAGGATTCTCTCCTCATCTACCTGTGTCGGTTTGCGGTACGGGCACTACTTCTCTCTCTAGATGCTTTTCTTGGAAGCATGGAATCAGATACTTCGGCTCCGTAGAGCCTTCCCCATCACGCCTCAGAATTGTTGGAACGGATTTGCCAATCCCAACTCCCTAAACGCTTAGACTAGCATCCAATAGCTAGCACATCCTATCCTTCTCCGTCACACCCTCGATATTAACGATGATAGTGGTATTGGAATATCAACCAATTGTCCATCGGCTACGCCTCTCGGCCTCGCCTTAGGTCCCGACTAACCCTGAGAAGACAAACTTTACTCAGGAAACCTTAGATATTCGGCCTGTAAGATTCTCACTTACATCTCGCTACTAATGCCAACATTCTCACTCGTAATCAGTCCACCGCTCCTTTCGGTACGACTTCAGCCCGATTACGACGCTCCTCTACCGCTCACGCAAAAGCGTGAACCCGTAGCTTCGGTGGTAAGTTTGAGCCCCGGACATTTTCGGCGCAGGATCTCTTGACTAGTGAGCTATTACGCACTCTTTTAATGAGTGGCTGCTTCTAAGCCAACATCCTAGTTGTCTTAGAAATCCCACATCCTTTTCCACTTAACTTACACTTTGGGACCTTAGCTGACGATCTGGGCTGTTTCCCTTTTGACCATGGAACTTATCTTTCACAGTCTGACTGCCGGACTGATAGTATATGGCATTCGGAGTTTGATAAGGTTCGGTAAGCGCTATGCCCCCTAGCCTATTCAGTGCTCTACCTCCACTACTCACATTTTCCGACGCTAGCCCTAAAGCTATTTCGAGGAGAACCAGCTATATCCGAGTTCGATTGGAATTTCTCCGCTATCCACAGCTCATCCCATGCTTTTTCAACAGCAACGTGGTTCGGTCCTCCACGAGGTTTTACCCTCGCTTCAACCTGGCCATGGATAGGTCACCCGGTTTCGGGTCTACAGCATGCAACTAGTCGCCCTATTAAGACTCGGTTTCCCTTCGGCTCCGTACCTTAAGTACTTAACCTTGCTACATACCGTAACTCGTTGGCTCGTTCTACAAAAAGCACATCATCACACACATAAGGTGCTTTGATCGGTTGTAGGCACATGGTTTCAGGTTCTATTTCACTCCCCTCCCGGGGTTCTTTTCACCTTTCCCTCACGGTACTGCTTCACTATCGGTCATCAGGTAGTATTTAGCCTTGGGAGGTGGTCCTCCCTGCTTCCCACAAGGTTTCACGTGTCTCGTGGTACTCTGGTGCAGAACTGCTCATTATAGTTTTCATTTACAGGACTATTACCTCCTACGGTCCAACTTTCCAGTTGTGTTCAATTAACTATAATTTCACGTTATGTTCTGTCCGCAACCCCAGAGATAAATCTCTGGTTTGGGCTCTTTCCTTTTCGCTCGCCGCTACTAAGAAAATCGATTTTTCTTTCTCTTCCTCCAGGTACTTAGATGTTTCAGTTCCCTGGGTTTACCTTCATAAAGCTATGTATTCACTTTATGATACATGGGGTTTCCCATGTGAGTTTCCTCATTCGGAAATCTTCGGATCTCTGGCTATGTGCGCCTACCCGAAGCTTATCGCAGCTTATCGCGTCCTTCATCGGCTCCTGATGCCAAGGCATTCACCATGCGCCCTTTGTAGCTTGACCTTCTAATGTTTTGTTATTACAAAACTGGTTATTAATCATTTCACAAAGAATATTATTCTTGGCTTTGTTGTATTTTATATACATTAATCTATGTGCAATTTTCAAAGAACATACATTCCCGCTTTTTTAGCGAAAATTTTTTGAAAGACTTAGTCTTTCAAAATTGAACAGAAACATAATACTTTAAGTAACCTGTCGAGTAAGTATTTATATTTTGATACATAAATGTATCTGTACTAGCCAAACATCATGTTGGTCTAGATTTCTCCATAGAAAGGAGGTGATCCAGCCGCAGGTTCTCCTACGGCTACCTTGTTACGACTTCACCCCAATCGCTGACCCTACCTTAGGTCGCTGCCTCGCTTACGCGTTAGCTCACGAACTTTGGGTATTGCCAACTCTCATGGTGTGACGGGCGGTGTGTACAAGGCCCGGGAACGTATTCACCGCGACATTCTGATTCGCGATTACTAGCAACTCCAGCTTCATGTAGGCGAGTTTCAGCCTACAATCCGAACTGAGACTGGTTTTAAAGTTTGGCTCCACCTCACGGTTTAGCATCTCTCTGTACCAGCCATTGTAGCACGTGTGTAGCCCTAGACATAAGGGGCATGATGATTTGACGTCATCCCCACCTTCCTCCCGGTTAACCCGGGCAGTCTCGCTAGAGTGCTCAACTAAATGGTAGCAACTAACAATAAGGGTTGCGCTCGTTGCGGGACTTAACCCAACATCTCACGACACGAGCTGACGACAACCATGCACCACCTGTCTTCCTGCCCCGAAAGGCTTCCTCGATTAAGAGTAATTCAGGAGATGTCAAGTCTAGGTAAGGTTCTTCGCGTTGCTTCGAATTAAACCACATGCTCCGCTGCTTGTGCGGGCCCCCGTCAATTCCTTTGAGTTTTAATCTTGCGACCGTACTCCCCAGGCGGAATACTTAATGCGTTTGCGGCGGCACGGAGGTCATGACAACCCCCACACCTAGTATTCATCGTTTACGGCGTGGACTACCAGGGTATCTAATCCTGTTTGCTCCCCACGCTTTCGAGCCTCAGTGTCAGTTACAGTCCAGAAAGTCGCCTTCGCCACTGGTATTCTTCCTAATCTCTACGCATTTCACCGCTACACTAGGAATTCTACTTTCCTCTCCTGCACTCTAGATATCCAGTTTGGAATGCAGCACCCAGGTTAAGCCCGAGTATTTCACATCCCACTTAAATATCCACCTACGCTCCCTTTACGCCCAGTAAATCCGGACAACGCTTGCCACCTACGTATTACCGCGGCTGCTGGCACGTAGTTAGCCGTGGCTTCCTCCTCAGGTACCGTCATTATCGTCCCTGAAGACAGAGCTTTACAATCCGAAGACCGTCATCACTCACGCGGCGTTGCTGCATCAGGGTTTCCCCCATTGTGCAATATTCCCCACTGCTGCCTCCCGTAGGAGTCTGGGCCGTGTCTCAGTCCCAATGTGGCCGATCACCCTCTCAGGTCGGCTACGCATCGTCGCCTTGGTGAGCCGTTACCTCACCAACTAGCTAATGCGACGCGGGTCCATCTCATAGCGGATTACTCCTTTAATTGCTATGCCATGCGGCACTACAATCTTATGCGGTATTAATCTTCCTTTCGGAAGGCTATTCCCCTCTATGAGGCAGGTTACCCACGTGTTACTCACCCGTCCGCCGCTAATCCACTCCCGAAGGAGCTTCATCGCTCGACTTGCATGTGTTAAGCACGCCGCCAGCGTTCGTCCTGAGCCAGGATCAAACTCTCAATAAAAAGTTTAATCTTAGCTTACTCAAATAAAAATTGCTGGTTTACTTAAATGTACTTATTATTTTCTGTTCAATTTTCAAAGACCATTTTCTTTCACAACTTTCGTTGTAACTTTATGTTTTTTCTTGTCACCCTTAAGCGACTTACTCAGTATATCACTTGCTTCAGGGCTTGTCAACAACTATTTTAAAATCTTTTTGAAGTTCTTATTTCGAAGTTCTTTATCAATTTCTTTCAAGTTGTTTGCCGCTCTCAGCGACGTGTTTTATCTTAACATATATACTTATTTGAATTATTGCTAAAGTTACTGTATTTTGACTTTAATCTTATAATTCTCCTTAGTTCTCTATTTTTCTTTTTTTTTCTATTATTGATACACCCCGCTAAGTTAACTGCGGATTTTTATGAATATAAATCAATAATACTTATGTAAAAGCCTATTCTACTTTGTTTCTATGAAATTGTATTTTAGATTTCATAACCAAATATATTTCTTTTTATGCTGCAATTATTTTGCACATGCATATTACATATAATGTAGATAAATCTTTCAGTAAAAAACTACCAAGAAAATATTTTAGATAATAATTAACTATCATTGCTAATATGTATTCTTAGTAGTTTAATTTTATTACTATTTTTGTTTTAAAATTAATTTTAGATTATATGCTTTCTAAAAAGTAATTTAAAAAACTTAAATCTGCTGTTAATTCCGGATGAAAAGCTGTAACCACAATATTATCTTGCTTAGCAGCTACTATTTTATTATCTATCTTGCATAATATCTTTACGTTATCTTTTGCCTCTATTATATATGGAGCTCTAATAAAAACAAGTTCTACCTTATCTTTTGACACTTCTTCTATTACTTCATTCGCTTTAAAACTATCTACTTGAGTTCCAAATGCATTTCTTTTTACCCTAATATCCATAAGTTGAAGATACTTCTCTTCCTGTCCCTCTATTTCCTTTGCCAGCAGTATCATTCCTGCACATGTTCCCCACGTTGGCAATCCACTTCTTATTTTTTCTGAAAGTGGCTCCATTAATCCTGTAATCTTTAATAGCTTTCCAATAGTTGTACTTTCTCCACCTGGTAATATTATTGCAGCAATATCATCTAAGTCTTCTTCTTTTTTCACTTCGACAGCAGTATGCCCTAATAACTTTATCTGATTTAGATGTTCTATAACACCACCTTGTAAGGATAAAACTCCAACTTTCATGCTACCAGCCTCTTTCAGCGTATTGTGTCTGGATTTCTTCTGCTGAAATTCCACTCATGGCTCCGCCTAAATCAGTAGAAACCTCTGCTAGCTTTTCTGGATCATTATAATAAGTAGTTGCAAGTACTATTGCCCTTGCTCTTTTTTCTGGATTATCTGATTTAAATATTCCTGATCCTACAAATACGCCTTCACTTCCTAGCTGCATCATAAGAGCTGCGTCTGCTGGAGTTGCAATTCCCCCTGCTGCAAAGTTAACAACAGGTAATTTACCATTTTCAAATACGTATCTAACTAAATCATATGGTGCATTAAAGTTTTTAGCTATAGTCATTAATTCTTCTTTTGAAGCATTTTGTATCATCTTTATTTGATCATTCATAGTTCTCATATGCTTAACTGCTTGTACTACATCGCCTGTTCCTGCTTCTCCCTTAGTTCTTATCATTGATGCGCCTTCACCAATCCTCCTTAAAGCTTCACCGATATTAGTTGCGCCACATACAAATGGAACCTTAAAATCTTCTTTATTTATATGATATTTATCATCTGCTGGTGTAAGCACTTCACTTTCATCTATGAAGTCAATGTTTAATGCTTGTAGAATCTGAGCTTCTACAAAATGTCCTATTCTGACCTTTGCCATAACTGGGATAGACACAGCTTCTTGAATTTCTTTTATCATTTTAGGATCTGACATTCTAGCTACTCCACCTTCTTTTCTTATATCAGAAGGAACTCTTTCAAGAGCCATTACTGCACATGCTCCAGCTTTTTCCGCAATAATTGCTTCTTCTTTATTAGTAACATCCATGATTACTCCGCCCTTTAACATTTGAGCAAGATTTTTATTTATTGATTCTCTTTCCATGATATACAAATCCCCCTTTTTTTATTTTATCCATATAATAAAATATGTATGGATACAATGCAAATGTACCCATACATTTTAAAACTCTCTATTCACAAATAGTTATATATCTTTTAAATTTGCCTTTACACACATACGATCTATCAACTATATTAAATCCTGCTTCAATAATTTCTTTATCCATATTTTCAAAAGTAACAATAACTAATTTCTTACTTATTCTTCTAGCACTTTTAATAAGTGAAGTTTGTTCTTCTATCGTTGTTGGCGTAAACAGTCCATATGGAAGATCTATTATAGAAACATCATATTGCTTTTCAATATTGTTCATATCTCCATTTGTTACTACATTTTCATATCCAAAAAATTTTAAATTTCTTTGCGCATTCTCTGCAATACTTTTATTTAATTCACATCCCACTACATTAATTCCCATTGAAAGAGCCTCAATAACAACTGTTCCGACACCACAACATGGATCTATTAACTTGCAATCTAAGTTATTTTGGACTGCTATATTAACTAATGCTCTTGCTACCCTTAAACCTAATGAATTAGAATATGAATAAGGCTTCTTATCATGGATATGCCATTCATAATCGTTTTTTTCATATTTACCAAATATCCATTTCCCACATATCTTAGTTATTCCAAGTATAATCTTAGGATTGTGCATCTCTGGCTCACCCGTTATTACAAATCCTATCTTATTTAGACTATTAAGTCTTTCCTTATACTCTACATCCCCATTTTCTAATTTCACATAACAAACCTTAAAATCGTCATAAGATAATTTATCCTCTATGATATTTTTTAATATTTGCTCCAAAGAATCTTCTTCATAAATTATTGAAATCATTTCTTTTATGAATGGACTTCTTGATATATTAATGTATGAATCTGAAAATAAATATTTTTCACTTGGAGTTTTGCCAAAAAGGCACCTCATCTCCAGCTTACATAACTCTTCTTCAAATACTGGATACTTAATAAAGTAAACATGTCTTTTATATGCCTTATTATCATTTTTATAATTTAATATTTCTTCATTCAATTAGTTTCCCTCACCTTATTCTTTAAATAATTTAAATCTGCTGACTCTACTTCTAATTCAATATTATCATAATAGATGTTTCTCTACATGTATTTATAATATGATCCACACAAATTTCACTCTATTTTCATATTTTCTTTTGTAATTTCCTTAACATAACATCATTTTCTTTATTTTACCCAAATATGATACTGTTTTCATTTAATACTTATTATTTTTTATATAAAATATTAAATATCATTCTTGTAGTTATTAGAGCAATATGTTATTATATCAATAATAAAAATATTAATAACATATTACTTTGTTAACATGAGATCTAATATATTGTTATTTTGATATTATTGTTTGTAATAAGGAAAGGGGATAATTATGAAAAAAAATTTACTTTCAGGAATACTAGCTGCTGCTATGTCTATCACACTTCTTGCTGGTTGTAGTGGAAATTCAGCAGGCAGTGGTAGTACAGGAGATACTATTAAAATCGGAGCTATCGGGCCATTGTCTGGTGCAGCATCTACATACGGGGTTTCAGTAAAAGAAGGTGCTGAATTGTTAGAAAAAGAGGTTAATGATGGTGGTGGAATTAACGGAAAGAAAGTTCAATTTGTTTTTGAAGATGACCAAGCTGATCCAAACTCATCAATGCAGGCCTTCAATAAATTAGTTGATGATGAAAAAGTATGTGCAATATTAGGACCTGTTACATCAGGTGCAACACTTGCAGTTGCTCCAAATGCAACAGCAAAACAAATTCCAATGATCACTCCAACGGCTACAGAACCTACAATAACAAATGTTGGTGGAGAATATATGTTTAGAGGATGTTTTGTTGACTCCTTCCAAGGAGAAGTTCTTGCAAAATATGCTACTGAAAAATTGTCTAAGAAGACAGCTGCTGTATTATATAATGCTGGTTCAGATTACTCAAAAGGTATAGCTGACAGCTTTAAATCAAAATTTGAAGCTGATGGTGGACAAGTTGGTGAATTCCTAACTTATAACGATAAGGATACTGATTTTAAGGCTCAATTAACTAAAATTAAGAGTTTAAATCCAGATGTATTAGTATTACCTGATTACTACAATGTTGTTGGTCTTATCGCTAAGCAAGCTAGAGAAATGGGAATAACATCTCAATTCCTTGGTGGAGATGGCTGGGAATCAGAAGAATTAACTAAAATTGGTCAAGATGCAGTAAATGGTGCATTATACATTAACCACTATTACTCTGGAGATTCAGATGAAAATGTAAAGAACTTTGTTGAATCATATAAGAAAGAATATAACAAAGAACCAGATGCTTTTGCTGCTCTTTCATATGATACTTCTAAAATTTTAGTTAAAGCAATCGAAAAAGCTGGTAAAACAGATGGTGCTGCTATTAAAGATGCTTTAGCTGGAATGGAAATGAACAGTGTTACTGGTAACATCAAATTTGGTAGTGACAGAAGTGCTATAAAGAGTGCAGCTATCATTAAAATTGATGGAGATAAGAAAGTTTTAGCTGATAAAGTTAACCCTTAATATTTTAACAGGAGGAATATACTATGGAATTTTTACAACAACTAATCAACGGTTTAGCCTTAGGAAGTGTATATGCCCTCCTAGCATTAGGATATACAATGGTTTATGGAATAATTCAATTAATAAATTTCGCCCACGGTGAAATTTACATGATAGGAGCCTTTTCAGGCTTCTATTGTGCTTCAACGTTAAAATTACCATTAATTCCAACTTTATTAGTTGCAATGGTAGTTTCAGCCCTAGCCGGAATAATAATAGAAAAAATTGCTTACAAGCCACTTAGAAATTCTCCAAGAATTGCTTTGCTTATTACAGCAATTGGTGTTTCTTTATTCCTTCAAAATGCTATGAGATTATTAGTTGGATCTAATCCTAAACCATTTCCTGATTTAATTAATGCTGGGAGTATTAATATAGGATCTGTTCAAATTGATGTAAAAACAATATTGATGCTTGGAATTTCTGCTTTTCTTGTTATTTTACTTCAATTTATTGTTTATAAAACTAAAGTTGGAAAAGCTATGAGAGCATCTTCTCAAGATATGGAAGCCGCTTCTCTTATGGGTATAAACGTTAATAACACTATTTCCCTTACCTTTGCTATAGGTTCTGCCTTAGCTGGTATAGCTGGAGTTTTAGTTGCAATATCTTACCCTAGTATCACTCCTTATATGGGAGCTATGCCTGGACTTAAAGCATTCGTTGCCGCAGTACTTGGTGGAATTGGAAGTATACCTGGAGCCCTTGTTGGTGGAATTGCTATTGGACTTCTTGAAACCTTCTCAAAAGCGTATATATCAACAAACTTTTCAGATGCGATTGTATTTGCGATTTTAATCATAATACTTTTAATTAAGCCTTCTGGTCTACTAGGTAAGAAGACCAATGTGAAAGTGTAGGTGTTAATTATGAAGAATTTATTTAACAAAAAGAACATTTGTATTATAGTTGGAGTCTTAATAACATATGCAGTATTATTTGGCTTGATTAGTGCAAATGTCATTAATTCATATTATAAAGGAATTATTACTTTTGCTTTAATAAACGTTATATTGGCAGTTTCACTAAACTTAATTGTTG harbors:
- the pdxS gene encoding pyridoxal 5'-phosphate synthase lyase subunit PdxS: MERESINKNLAQMLKGGVIMDVTNKEEAIIAEKAGACAVMALERVPSDIRKEGGVARMSDPKMIKEIQEAVSIPVMAKVRIGHFVEAQILQALNIDFIDESEVLTPADDKYHINKEDFKVPFVCGATNIGEALRRIGEGASMIRTKGEAGTGDVVQAVKHMRTMNDQIKMIQNASKEELMTIAKNFNAPYDLVRYVFENGKLPVVNFAAGGIATPADAALMMQLGSEGVFVGSGIFKSDNPEKRARAIVLATTYYNDPEKLAEVSTDLGGAMSGISAEEIQTQYAERGW
- a CDS encoding branched-chain amino acid ABC transporter permease, which codes for MEFLQQLINGLALGSVYALLALGYTMVYGIIQLINFAHGEIYMIGAFSGFYCASTLKLPLIPTLLVAMVVSALAGIIIEKIAYKPLRNSPRIALLITAIGVSLFLQNAMRLLVGSNPKPFPDLINAGSINIGSVQIDVKTILMLGISAFLVILLQFIVYKTKVGKAMRASSQDMEAASLMGINVNNTISLTFAIGSALAGIAGVLVAISYPSITPYMGAMPGLKAFVAAVLGGIGSIPGALVGGIAIGLLETFSKAYISTNFSDAIVFAILIIILLIKPSGLLGKKTNVKV
- the pdxT gene encoding pyridoxal 5'-phosphate synthase glutaminase subunit PdxT, with protein sequence MKVGVLSLQGGVIEHLNQIKLLGHTAVEVKKEEDLDDIAAIILPGGESTTIGKLLKITGLMEPLSEKIRSGLPTWGTCAGMILLAKEIEGQEEKYLQLMDIRVKRNAFGTQVDSFKANEVIEEVSKDKVELVFIRAPYIIEAKDNVKILCKIDNKIVAAKQDNIVVTAFHPELTADLSFLNYFLESI
- a CDS encoding RsmD family RNA methyltransferase, which gives rise to MNEEILNYKNDNKAYKRHVYFIKYPVFEEELCKLEMRCLFGKTPSEKYLFSDSYINISRSPFIKEMISIIYEEDSLEQILKNIIEDKLSYDDFKVCYVKLENGDVEYKERLNSLNKIGFVITGEPEMHNPKIILGITKICGKWIFGKYEKNDYEWHIHDKKPYSYSNSLGLRVARALVNIAVQNNLDCKLIDPCCGVGTVVIEALSMGINVVGCELNKSIAENAQRNLKFFGYENVVTNGDMNNIEKQYDVSIIDLPYGLFTPTTIEEQTSLIKSARRISKKLVIVTFENMDKEIIEAGFNIVDRSYVCKGKFKRYITICE
- a CDS encoding ABC transporter substrate-binding protein, coding for MKKNLLSGILAAAMSITLLAGCSGNSAGSGSTGDTIKIGAIGPLSGAASTYGVSVKEGAELLEKEVNDGGGINGKKVQFVFEDDQADPNSSMQAFNKLVDDEKVCAILGPVTSGATLAVAPNATAKQIPMITPTATEPTITNVGGEYMFRGCFVDSFQGEVLAKYATEKLSKKTAAVLYNAGSDYSKGIADSFKSKFEADGGQVGEFLTYNDKDTDFKAQLTKIKSLNPDVLVLPDYYNVVGLIAKQAREMGITSQFLGGDGWESEELTKIGQDAVNGALYINHYYSGDSDENVKNFVESYKKEYNKEPDAFAALSYDTSKILVKAIEKAGKTDGAAIKDALAGMEMNSVTGNIKFGSDRSAIKSAAIIKIDGDKKVLADKVNP